In Lentimicrobiaceae bacterium, the DNA window TCCAAACGAGAGTTGCGGCAAGCTTTCACCATCGTGTGAATGTTCAAACGAGAGTTGCGGCAAGCTTTCGTACCTCCGTGAATAAAATTACGGGCATACAAGCCTAAAACCTGCAGATTTTGAAAGAGTTTTAACAATCCATAACTTGTATTCCTTACAGTTATCCGAAAATTTTTATTTTTGCACCATTTCGGTAAAAATTGCAGCGTATGGAAAACAAACCTGTTAAATGAATGACCCTGGGGCAAGCCCCGAGGAATTCTCTTGAGTAAAAAAATATTTTTTGATGTACCCCTTCCATGATCGTTGCCATCTTTTTTTCCACCAACCTTATTCTTCCGGATAGGGGCACGAGATAAAAAGTGTTCTGCAACGCATGACTGTGGTTCCAGAAGTTATGAAAGTGGGAGAAGAAAAACATTATTTTTTTTAACCCGAACTCAGGTTCCTACTTCCCTTACAGAAATAGCAACTGCAATTATCTCGAAGTAAAAACCGTTTTTACCGTAAGATAACCTGGGTAGCTTAAGGGATAACTGCCAATCATAATAGTAGGTTTTAGCTGCATCATCATCCGGGTGGGTTTGTTGCCTGCACTTGCAAGGTTCAGCCCGAAATTGATTATTGCATCAGCAGTTTTGCCTTTCAGCACTTTTTTCAGATCAACGCTGGCATTTACCGGGATTGCTTTGATACCTTTTGCAGGAATGGTTACCTGTTGGTTAACGGCGCCACTCAGCATCTGGATGTCGTCAATAAACAGTATCCAATCCATTTTACTTAATCCTGCCGCAGAAGTGTTGGGATTCCGGACATCTACATTTAAGGTAAAGGTTAGCGGAAAACTGTTGGCGGCAACAGCCGTAAGCAGACGCTGGGCATCCATAAGACTCAGGTCTTTTACTGCTTTTGCATTTTGTACGTTAATACCTGCCAGTTTTAAATTTGTAACCGAGCCCAGTCGGAATTCGCATTTTGTTAAGTTTGCCATTTTTTCAGCCTGCTGCAACACATCGCAAGCCGTGAAAATAGATGCCATCAGTACTGGCAATATGATTAGTAGTATTTTACTATACAAGTTCCGCATAAAAAAATTTCCTGTAAAAGTAAACAAAAGTTAACGTATTGCCGAAAATATGTAATTTCGCTTTCAAAAAACAAATTGAAACTTTTAAATCTGATCTTATGATAAAAAAACTTTTTACAGTTGTGGCAGCCATTGTTCTGCTGGTGGGAATAAGCAGTTGCCATACAAAGACAAAAAACGCCGAAGGCAGTGCTGATTCACTTAAAACAGATACCATTATGCAAAAAAAATTAGCGGGTTTTGCCACCGTACGGCTTACTACCGACCTTTCCCAACTTTCGGAAAAGGAAAAACTGATGATTCCCCTGCTGATAGAAGTTGCGCAGATAATGGACGAACTGTACTGGCAACAATCTTTTGGCGACAAAGCTAAGTTGTTCAGCAGCATTGCCGACGAATCCACCCGCAAGTTTGCCGGAATTAACTACGGCCCCTGGGAACGTCTTAACGACAATAAACCTTTTATTCCTTCTTATGGTGAAAAACCCCTTGGCGCCACTTTTTATCCTGCCGACATGACCAAGGAAGAATTTGAAAAACTGAGTAACAAGGATAAGACCAGTCTTTACACGGTAATCCGCCGCAATGCCGACCGCAGCCTTAAGGTGGTGTGGTATCACGACGAATACAGGGAAAAGCTGCTGCAAGCTTCCGACCTGATTAAAAAAGCTGCCATCCTTGCCGAAGACACCGGGCTGAAAAGATACCTTGAAATGCGTGCCGAAGCACTGTTAACTTCAAACTACCAACCCAGCGATTTTGCATGGATGGATATGAAAACCAATAAAATTGATTTTGTCGTTGGACCTATCGAAAATTACGAAGATGCACTATTTGGCTACAAAGCTGCCTTCGAATCTTTTGTTTTGGTTAAAGATATAGAATGGAGCAAAAAACTTGAAAAATACCTCTCTTTCCTTCCTATGCTTCAGAATGCTCTTCCGGTGGAAGCCAAATACAAAAAGGAAAAACCAGCAACCTCGTCCGACCTGGGCGTTTACGATGCAATCTACTATGCAGGCGATTGTAACAGCGGAAGCAAAACCATCGCTATCAATCTTCCAAACGACGAACAGGTACAGTTGAAAAAAGGTTCACGCCGCCTGCAACTGAAAAATTCAATGAAAGCCAAATTCGACAATATCCTGGTGCCTATTGCCGATAAACTTATTGATCCTTCACAAAAAGCAAACATAAAATTCGATGCTTTCTTTAACAATGTGATGTTCCACGAAGTAGCACACGGATTGGGAGTTAAAAACACCATCAACGGAAAAGGCACCGTTCGCGAAGCCATGAAGGACACCTACTCTTCGTTTGAAGAAGCCAAAGCCGATATACTCGGACTCTTCATGGCTACTCAACTCATCGAAAAAGGAGAAATAAAGAACATATCAGCCGAAGATTGTTACGTAACTTTCATTGCCGGAATATTCCGCTCGGTACGTTTTGGCGCAGCAAGTTCGCATGGCAAAGCCAACATGATGTGTTTTAACTTTTTTGAACAAAAAGGCGCCTTTACTCGAAATGCCGACGGAACTTACAAAGTTGATTTTGCAAAAACAAAAACAGCCGTTGACCAATGGGCTGCCTATGTCCTGCATTTTGAAGCCAATGGCGATTACATTGGTGCAGTAAAATACCTGCAGACTAACGGCATCATCCGCCAGGGGCTCCAAAAGGATCTGGACAGCTTTGCCACCACCAACATTCCTGTGGATGTAGTGTTCGAGCAAGGTTTGTCGGTATTGCAGCTTCAATAAATAAGTTGCAATACCTAAAAATTGTGTTCGTGAACGTACAACTCCAAAACGTCAGCGAACACATTTTTTTGTAACTGTTTTTTAACTTTATGAAATAACAGATGTTATTGTTCGTGGTATAATTTTGGATAATCAAACTTTTTTTAATATTTATTAACTCCATCAATTTATGAACCGAGCATGTTCGTTAAACACAAACACGGATGAAAATCTCACATGCGAGTTCCATCCGACCTTAATTTAAAATTATTTACGGATGAAAAAACTTTTTTTAATTATTGTTTCTGCTCTTTTACTGGGAGCAAAAGGATTTACGGCAAGTTTGCCCGATGAGGGCATGTGGTTGCCCATGTTTATTGAAAGGCTCAATTACGTGGACATGCATAAAATGGGGCTGCAATTAACCCCTGAAGAATTATACAGCATCAACCATTCCAGTTTAAAAGATGCTATCGTGGGTCTGGCAGAAGGTTCCGCTCCTAACGGTTATTTCTGTACTGCCGAAGTAGTTTCTTCGCAGGGACTTCTTTTTACTAATCATCACTGTGGCTTTGGTTCCATTCAGGAACACAGCTCCCTCGACCACGACTATCTTACCGAAGGGTTCTGGGCTATGAAAAATGAAGAAGAACTGCCCAACGAAGGCATGACCGCTTCTTTCCTGGTTCGCATGGAAGATGTTACCGCACAAGTGCTGGCAAACGTAAAAGACAACATGAGCGATGTTGACCGTAGCACTGAAATAAAAAAAGTCATCAGCGAACTGAAGAAAAAAGCTTCGGAAGACGGGAAATACGAAGTAGCACTGAAAAGTTTTTTTTCCGGAAATGAA includes these proteins:
- a CDS encoding LEA type 2 family protein, with amino-acid sequence MASIFTACDVLQQAEKMANLTKCEFRLGSVTNLKLAGINVQNAKAVKDLSLMDAQRLLTAVAANSFPLTFTLNVDVRNPNTSAAGLSKMDWILFIDDIQMLSGAVNQQVTIPAKGIKAIPVNASVDLKKVLKGKTADAIINFGLNLASAGNKPTRMMMQLKPTIMIGSYPLSYPGYLTVKTVFTSR
- a CDS encoding Zn-dependent hydrolase, with translation MIKKLFTVVAAIVLLVGISSCHTKTKNAEGSADSLKTDTIMQKKLAGFATVRLTTDLSQLSEKEKLMIPLLIEVAQIMDELYWQQSFGDKAKLFSSIADESTRKFAGINYGPWERLNDNKPFIPSYGEKPLGATFYPADMTKEEFEKLSNKDKTSLYTVIRRNADRSLKVVWYHDEYREKLLQASDLIKKAAILAEDTGLKRYLEMRAEALLTSNYQPSDFAWMDMKTNKIDFVVGPIENYEDALFGYKAAFESFVLVKDIEWSKKLEKYLSFLPMLQNALPVEAKYKKEKPATSSDLGVYDAIYYAGDCNSGSKTIAINLPNDEQVQLKKGSRRLQLKNSMKAKFDNILVPIADKLIDPSQKANIKFDAFFNNVMFHEVAHGLGVKNTINGKGTVREAMKDTYSSFEEAKADILGLFMATQLIEKGEIKNISAEDCYVTFIAGIFRSVRFGAASSHGKANMMCFNFFEQKGAFTRNADGTYKVDFAKTKTAVDQWAAYVLHFEANGDYIGAVKYLQTNGIIRQGLQKDLDSFATTNIPVDVVFEQGLSVLQLQ